TTTTTTTTGAGTAATCCACCAATAACCAATGCCATCCCAGAACCAAGAATGGTTAATGGTTCAGGAACTGCCTTTGTAGTATGTCCCACTGTCTGATCTTTATAGTGTTCAATACCATATTTATAGTGTTTTACACCATCTTCTTTATAGTGTTTTACACCATCTTCTTTATAGTGTTTTACACCATCTTCTTTATAGTGTTTTACACCATCTTCTTTATAGTGTTTTACACCATCTTCTTTATAGTGTTTTACACCATCTTCTTTATAGTGTTTTACACCATCTTCTTTATAGTGTTTTACACCATCTTCTTTATAGTGTTTTACACCATCTTCTTTATAGTGTTTTACACCATCTTCTTTATAGTGTTTTACACCATCTTCTTTATAGTGTTTTACACCATCTTTTTTATAGTGTTTTACACCATCTTTTTTATAGTGTTTTACACCATCTTCTTTATAGTGTTTTACACCATCTTTTTTATAGTGTTTAACCCCATCTTTTTTATAGTGTTTAACCTTTCCAACTACAAAGAAGTCTCCAGGATCACATCCTGGACCATTTTCTTTATGACAATTAGCATCGTGGTCTCCAATAGGCCCACGGACTAATAATTCCCTAGGAGAAGGAGTATGTGTCCACTCAGCACCAATATTATAAATCAGGAAATTATCGTAAAAAATTTGCTTTTGCCCGCCTCCAATCGGAGTGGCCTCAACCTTATAAAAAACGTTGAGGAAGGAATCAAATGTTCCCTGTACTATTCCACTGTCATTAAAAGTATGATCAGCATTTATATTATGCCGAATCGTCATTTTTCCGGTTGTTAAATTATCCCGCATCCCATCTTCGTTCATATCCCGGTCGTCAAGTGTTACCATAAAATCTAAGCCAGCGTCTGTACCCATTAAAGATAGATGGGTCATTTCAATTGGAATAGTATCTTCTGTTCTCTCTAGGAAACCATCTCCATCGTAATCAAAAATTGCGTTTTTTTTACGCTGTACAACGGTATCTGTGTTTCCTGGGAAACCTGGGATGGGTTTACCATCCAGGAGTACAAAACCAATGTCATCGAAAAAGAAGCCTGATTCACCAGCTGGTGACTGGAAATAATCAGAGCCTTTGTTAATATTGAAAGCCTTCGCAGGTTTCGCCACACCCAGAAGCGCGATCGCGCTTAACCCTGCTGCAC
The Moorena sp. SIOASIH genome window above contains:
- a CDS encoding PEP-CTERM sorting domain-containing protein; amino-acid sequence: MKLFSSQKNFSKAIPVLGAAGLSAIALLGVAKPAKAFNINKGSDYFQSPAGESGFFFDDIGFVLLDGKPIPGFPGNTDTVVQRKKNAIFDYDGDGFLERTEDTIPIEMTHLSLMGTDAGLDFMVTLDDRDMNEDGMRDNLTTGKMTIRHNINADHTFNDSGIVQGTFDSFLNVFYKVEATPIGGGQKQIFYDNFLIYNIGAEWTHTPSPRELLVRGPIGDHDANCHKENGPGCDPGDFFVVGKVKHYKKDGVKHYKKDGVKHYKEDGVKHYKKDGVKHYKKDGVKHYKEDGVKHYKEDGVKHYKEDGVKHYKEDGVKHYKEDGVKHYKEDGVKHYKEDGVKHYKEDGVKHYKEDGVKHYKEDGVKHYKEDGVKHYKYGIEHYKDQTVGHTTKAVPEPLTILGSGMALVIGGLLKKNHRSRLKKS